A window from Myxococcota bacterium encodes these proteins:
- a CDS encoding YkgJ family cysteine cluster protein: MSESRRTAPVLELPLVSLPSVHPCSDCGACCTYVATQIDDPATFQQYENIHWYLTHENVGVYIDLEGDWFIEFQTRCRHLTDAKTCAIYEERPRVCSEFSFLECERTTKEPGWKHYFHSQQELVEFLRQKRPRAYERYMRKRRELLRKRKASARSRA, from the coding sequence GTGAGCGAGTCACGCCGCACCGCGCCCGTGCTGGAGCTCCCGCTGGTGTCGCTGCCTTCGGTGCACCCGTGCTCGGATTGCGGCGCCTGCTGTACCTACGTGGCCACGCAGATCGACGATCCGGCCACCTTCCAGCAGTACGAGAACATCCACTGGTATCTCACGCACGAGAACGTGGGCGTGTACATCGACTTGGAAGGTGACTGGTTCATCGAGTTCCAGACGCGCTGCCGGCATCTGACCGACGCCAAGACCTGCGCGATCTACGAGGAGCGGCCGCGCGTGTGCTCGGAGTTCTCGTTTCTCGAGTGCGAGCGCACCACCAAGGAGCCCGGCTGGAAGCACTACTTCCACAGCCAGCAGGAGCTGGTCGAGTTCCTGCGCCAGAAGCGCCCGCGTGCCTACGAGCGCTACATGCGCAAGCGCCGCGAGCTCCTGCGCAAGCGGAAAGCTAGCGCCCGCTCGCGAGCCTGA
- a CDS encoding VWA domain-containing protein, whose translation MTRGRFACVLLAAAVALAPSAPTKPKADPAAKPDPKASPVDAAPDETQGIKTLAKKTADKPPELMLSIDSPSNGSVIGDPAGMAFVSGKALALYGEYQTFDIIFVIDTSDSTAEPSGADIDGNGVVGERRGAKYLSVLGRVLPLPNSDKGDSVLAAEIAGCRILLKQLDPRTTRVGVVSFAGDSNALTPDAQTEVPLTTDYNKVERGLDAIFRRGPEGMTNMVSAMNLATIELLGTQSAYSQRREGAKRVIMFLTDGQPTLPLEGATLQNAKMAIQQAVRAAKLDIRVDTFAIGEEALSEPVVVVEMARVSNGVFTPVRNPKDLRAVFEDVSFSSIEKLEVRNKTTGKLADYVVPNPDGTFSALLPMNEGKNTLEVYARSTDGTEGRREVTVSFLAGAEAQELSPRMMAQRNRLLENRLLDLQRRNIEIKADADEETRRQLKVEIEDERKKAQERSEKMRREVEVSVEKQKQEQAAPPPDSPAPEAK comes from the coding sequence GTGACCCGCGGCCGCTTCGCCTGCGTGCTGCTCGCGGCCGCGGTCGCCCTGGCGCCCTCGGCTCCCACCAAGCCCAAGGCCGACCCGGCCGCCAAGCCGGATCCGAAGGCCAGCCCGGTCGACGCCGCGCCCGACGAGACCCAGGGCATCAAGACCCTGGCCAAGAAGACCGCCGACAAGCCGCCCGAGCTCATGCTCTCGATCGACTCACCCTCGAACGGCTCGGTGATCGGCGACCCGGCCGGCATGGCTTTCGTGTCGGGCAAGGCGCTCGCGCTCTACGGCGAGTACCAGACCTTCGACATCATCTTCGTGATCGACACCTCGGACAGCACGGCCGAGCCGTCGGGCGCCGACATCGACGGGAACGGCGTGGTCGGCGAGCGGCGGGGCGCGAAGTATCTCTCGGTGCTGGGGCGCGTGCTGCCGCTGCCGAACTCCGACAAGGGCGACAGCGTGCTCGCAGCCGAGATCGCCGGCTGCCGGATCCTGCTGAAGCAGCTCGACCCGCGCACCACGCGCGTGGGCGTGGTCTCCTTCGCGGGTGACTCGAACGCGCTGACTCCCGACGCACAGACCGAGGTCCCGCTCACCACCGACTACAACAAGGTCGAGCGCGGGCTCGACGCGATCTTCCGCCGCGGGCCAGAAGGCATGACGAACATGGTGAGCGCGATGAACCTGGCCACGATCGAGCTCCTGGGCACGCAGAGCGCGTACAGCCAGCGCCGCGAGGGCGCCAAGCGCGTGATCATGTTCCTCACGGACGGCCAGCCCACCCTGCCGCTCGAGGGCGCCACGCTGCAGAACGCCAAGATGGCGATCCAGCAGGCGGTGCGCGCGGCCAAGCTCGACATCCGCGTCGACACGTTCGCGATCGGCGAAGAGGCCCTGTCCGAGCCGGTCGTGGTGGTCGAGATGGCGCGTGTCTCGAACGGCGTGTTCACGCCGGTGCGCAACCCCAAGGACCTGCGCGCGGTGTTCGAGGACGTGAGCTTCTCGTCGATCGAGAAGCTCGAGGTGCGCAACAAGACTACGGGCAAGCTCGCCGACTACGTGGTGCCCAACCCCGATGGCACCTTCTCGGCGCTGCTCCCTATGAACGAGGGCAAGAACACGCTCGAGGTCTACGCGCGCTCGACCGACGGCACCGAGGGCCGGCGCGAGGTGACCGTGAGCTTCCTGGCGGGCGCCGAAGCGCAGGAGCTCAGCCCGCGCATGATGGCCCAGCGCAACCGGCTGCTCGAGAACCGGCTGCTCGACCTGCAACGGCGCAATATCGAGATCAAGGCCGACGCCGACGAGGAGACGCGCCGGCAGCTCAAGGTCGAGATCGAAGACGAGCGCAAGAAGGCGCAGGAGCGCTCCGAGAAGATGCGCCGCGAGGTCGAGGTCTCGGTCGAGAAGCAGAAGCAGGAGCAGGCGGCGCCCCCCCCGGACTCGCCGGCGCCGGAGGCGAAGTGA